A region of Antedon mediterranea chromosome 8, ecAntMedi1.1, whole genome shotgun sequence DNA encodes the following proteins:
- the LOC140057594 gene encoding uncharacterized protein: MASGTNIKKVDLTAVLHVCQTLESILKNSFGPNGLSTLLSSASGNICISNDGVALMQSIRFESPMGRMILDSIISHHRLTGDNSKSFVFIISELLCKISNKLSLSERENDIFKLRDGFTRLSTVLQTTVMKEIEKHSIFYKENEIKEACRQLVKTSIADDVDRVSKFTGVLINTNVGDVNDLSIGVLASYERIAIGTKMCVNLVPEHMVKVNQVVICAPSPGLVTEYVRAVGNAMKVLRMWTELWDLDGLHKADTCCHEYSTDESASQPVSTIQPRVFTTPGGGAAEFIVNKILNDYATRHRDNYYLALAATLFAEAVLSIPRTLHQNSFVSKSRDNWISTVTEASNNVSKGNGTISIDGKTGKLIDGFQIGLVVSLNSKMRLFTDVLELLQLLMKIDAIVI; encoded by the exons ATGGCTTCCGGCACAAATATTAAGAAGGTTGACTTAACTGCTGTTCTGCATGTTTGCCAAACGTTAGAAAGTATATTGAAGAATTCATTTGGTCCAAATGGACTATCAACACTGCTGTCTTCTGCATCTGGGAATATATGTATATCTAATGATGGTGTAGCTTTGATGCAGTCTATAAGATTTGAATCACCAATGGGTAGAATGATTTTAGATTCAATAATCTCTCACCATCGTTTAACAGGAGATAACTCGAAATCATTCGTGTTTATAATTTCTGAACTTCTCTgtaaaatatccaataaatTATCTCTGTCTGAAAGagaaaatgatatatttaaacTGAGGGATGGGTTCACTAGACTAAGTACTGTCTTGCAGACGACAGTTATGAAAGAAATAGAAAAACATTCAATTTTTTACAAagagaatgaaataaaagagGCGTGCAGACAATTGGTAAAGACGTCTATTGCTG ATGATGTTGATCGTGTAAGCAAATTTACTGGAGTCTTAATAAACACGAATGTGGGTGATGTAAATGATTTATCAATAGGTGTATTGGCAAGCTATGAACGCATTGCAATCGGGACTAAAATGTGTGTGAATCTTGTTCCAGAACACATGGTAAAAGTTAACCAAGTTGTCATCTGTGCGCCGTCTCCTGGTCTTGTGACGGAGTATGTGCGAGCAGTTGGCAATGCAATGAAAGTGCTACGAATGTGGACTGAACTCTGGGATTTAGATGGTCTGCACAAGGCAGATACATGTTGCCACGAATATTCTACAGATGAGTCCGCATCTCAACCGGTGTCCACCATCCAGCCTCGTGTTTTCACTACACCAGGTGGAGGTGCCGCCGAATTTATCGTCAACAAGATATTAAACGATTATGCAACACGTCATAGAGACAATTATTATCTTGCGCTAGCAGCAACATTATTTGCAGAGGCCGTGTTGAGCATACCACGGACATTGCACCAGAACTCATTCGTATCTAAAAGCAGAGACAATTGGATTTCAACAGTAACTGAAGCCAGCAATAACGTTAGTAAAGGAAATGGTACGATTTCTATAGACGGTAAAACTGGCAAACTGATTGATGGTTTTCAGATTGGTCTAGTTGTTTCTCTGAACAGTAAAATGAGATTATTTACAGATGTTCTAGAATTGTTACAATTGTTAATGAAAATAGATGCCATTGTCATTTGA
- the LOC140057242 gene encoding uncharacterized protein — MSTTETVTTGAGTRPKTLNIILAAIADLDEKNGSSVIAIKQWIQTKYPEIPDNRLKGMMKRSLAKGLEINVLVRPKKSEDLVGMKGRFKLGKPPKPIKAPPKKKVQTVKGGKENKKPRKKASVENGSADESKKSPKKSPKKKSTKTKKVAAAAKPRSASSSPVKPSKSKKNVKLSRRSKSHSPAKKITKKIGKSPASIGKSPAIKKSRSKVKINEKAASNPKSKSSKKNKKADE, encoded by the coding sequence ATGTCTACTACCGAAACCGTAACGACTGGTGCTGGCACCCGgccaaaaacattgaacatcaTCCTAGCTGCAATTGCGGACTTAGACGAAAAGAATGGGTCATCGGtaattgctataaaacagtggATTCAAACCAAATACCCAGAAATTCCCGATAACCGATTGAAGGGAATGATGAAGAGAAGTTTAGCCAAAGGCTTGGAAATTAACGTTCTTGTCAGGCCCAAAAAATCAGAAGATTTGGTTGGAATGAAAGGTCGCTTCAAGCTTGGAAAACCACCAAAACCAATCAAAGCTCCGCCAAAAAAGAAAGTCCAAACAGTAAAAGGGGGGAAAGAGAACAAAAAGCCGCGTAAAAAAGCTTCAGTTGAAAATGGCTCGGCTGATGAAAGCAAGAAGTCGCCCAAAAAGTCGCCAAAAAAGAAATCGACAAAAACTAAGAAAGTTGCGGCTGCAGCTAAACCACGTTCAGCCAGTAGTTCACCAGTGAAACCTAGCAAGTCGAAGAAGAATGTAAAACTTTCGCGTAGGAGTAAATCTCATTCACCAGCTAAAAAAATTACTAAGAAAATAGGCAAATCTCCGGCTTCTATAGGAAAGTCACCAGCTATCAAAAAGTCTAGATCTAAggtaaaaattaatgaaaaggCGGCCTCAAACCCGAAATCAAAATCttcaaagaaaaacaaaaaagctGACGAATGA
- the LOC140057331 gene encoding sodium-coupled neutral amino acid transporter 7-like produces the protein MDTQIVSGGSKNVHPYDTEECTPLLFNNSINKDESGQGGKTSTAGAVFIVINACIGAGLLNFPHAFQSAGGIVVGVIVQLVLLVVITSSLLVLAKCSHIHQCSTYQEVVHKMCGQTGLFVCNITILLYCFGTSITFMIIIGDQIDSFLEFIVSDSLGQWYTNRKFTLSIFSVIVVLPLCIPKAIDFLKYSSGIGVLGSIYVCAIVVIKYFTNGAAEGIHVATSPDNWQDVFIAVPAICFGFQCHISSIPVYASLKKRTVSQFSKVCIIALFLAFTTYTLTGIFGSLTFGTSSCSDILKSYDADDISVTIARIMIGASVLTAYPILHFCGRVVINDLQIKIFKLTPEQVEDGEVRRRIVQTIIWFSLSLILALFIPSIGVVISVIGGLAAVFIFIFPGLCMIEYAMHYYDGSIRRKHLLIGCGIAWVGLGTFILGESTTLSIMDDVNGVTLAC, from the exons atggatacgcaaaTTGTATCCGGCGGATCCAAAAACGTTCATCCTTATGATACAGAAGAATGTACTCCTCTTTTGTTCAACAATTCCATAAATAAAGATGAATCTGGACAAGGAGGAAAGACATCTACAGCTGGCGCTGTCTTCATCGTCATTAATGCCTGCATTGGAGCAGGGTTGTTAAATTTCCCACATGCATTCCAATCAGCTGGAGGAATTGTAGTCGGCGTCATTGTTCAGTTG GTTCTTTTAGTTGTGATTACTTCGTCGTTATTGGTGCTAGCCAAATGTTCTCACATTCATCAATGTTCCACATACCAGGAGGTTGTTCATAAGATGTGCGGCCAAACGGGTCTTTTTGTCTGCAATATAACTATTCTTCTTTACTGTTTTGGAACCAGCATAACTTTCATGATAATCATTGGTGACCAGATAGACAGTT ttctTGAATTCATTGTGAGCGATTCATTAGGTCAATGGTATACAAATCGGAAATTCACCTTATCTATATTTTCTGTGATAGTTGTCCTACCTCTGTGTATACCAAAAGCCATTGACTTCCTGAAGTATTCAAG TGGAATTGGTGTTCTTGGATCGATTTATGTTTGTGCAATTGTTGTTATCAAGTACTTTACAAATGGTGCCGCTGAGGGTATCCATGTGGCAACGTCACCTGATAACTGGCAAGATGTATTTATAGCTGTTCCAGCCATTTGTTTTGGTTTCCAG TGCCACATAAGTTCTATTCCAGTTTATGCAAGTTTAAAAAAGCGAACGGTGTCGCAATTTTCTAAAGTGTGTATCATTGCCTTGTTCTTGGCCTTTACCACGTACACCCTAACAGGAATCTTTGGGTCATTGACCTTTGGCACCAGCTCCTGCAGTGACATTCTCAAGTCCTATGATGCTGACGATATAAGTGTGACCATTGCAAGAATCATGATCGGAGCATCGGTTTTAACAGCGTACCCTATTTTACATTTCTGTGGAAG AGTTGTCATCAATGATCTTCAaatcaaaatattcaaattgacaCCAGAACAAGTTGAAGATGGAGAAGTAAGGCGACGCATTGTGCAGACCATCATCTGGTTCAGTCTGTCACTTATCTTGGCTTTGTTCATTCCAAGTATTGGTGTGGTGATATCGGTTATCGGTGGCCTGGCAGCagtctttatatttatatttcctG gTTTGTGTATGATTGAGTATGCAATGCATTATTATGATGGCAGTATTCGTCGAAAGCACCTGCTGATTGGATGTGGCATTGCCTGGGTTGGGTTGGGGACGTTTATTCTAGGCGAAAGCACAACGCTATCTATCATGGATGATGTCAATGGTGTCACCTTAGCTTGCTGA